A portion of the Malania oleifera isolate guangnan ecotype guangnan chromosome 3, ASM2987363v1, whole genome shotgun sequence genome contains these proteins:
- the LOC131150496 gene encoding uncharacterized protein LOC131150496, translating to MGDTDDAVKPGRTVFVTVGTTCFDALVRVVDTPAVKKELSRKGYTHLVIQLGRGAYIPTKCEGEDGSLVVECFTFSSSIADYLRSASLVISHAGSGSIFETLRLGKPLIVVVNEDLMDNHQSELAEELAERKYLLCGFPQTLYNIIKEMNLESLLPYPPADATPVARIMNRFLGFSDD from the exons ATGGGAGATACTGATGACGCTGTAAAGCCAGGGAGAACAGTTTTTGTGACTGTAGGAACCACTTGCTTTGATGCTCTAGTTAGAGTGGTTGACACTCCTGCCGTTAAAAAGGAATTGTCTAGGAAAGGGTACACTCATCTTGTCATTCAATTAGGTCGTGGTGCTTATATCCCTACGAAG tgTGAAGGAGAAGATGGGTCCCTGGTTGTAGAATGCTTTACCTTTTCATCAAGCATAGCAGACTATTTAAGATCAGCATCTCTTGTGATCAGTCATGCAG GGTCTGGGAGCATATTTGAGACACTGCGACTCGGTAAACCTCTGATCGTTGTGGTGAATGAAGATCTTATGGACAATCATCAAAGTGAGCTGGCAGAGGAATTAGCTGAGAGGAAATATTTGCTTTGTGGTTTCCCTCAAACTCTCTACAATATTATTAAAGAGATGAATTTGGAGTCACTCCTTCCCTACCCTCCTGCCGACGCCACCCCTGTTGCTAGGATCATGAACAGGTTCTTGGGTTTCTCTGATGATTGA